The stretch of DNA ATTATTGAGAACGCACCACAGTCGTCAGCTCGGAGAGAAAGAGAAGCACCAGCTTAAGTCACAGGTGTGGGATGGAGATTATTAGCTTCAAGAACAGAGGAGCGTAACCAGATCTGCCTCATGCACTCGGTTGCTCTGCTGCCGGGATCGGTGTCACAGCTGCTTAGCACTACGATGCAGATGCCCAGCTCGGTTTGGTGGCCCTCTTTGTGGCCAAAGACAGTCACAAAAGCCCAACTCCACAGTACTGAATCCCCCCCTCCTTTCAGAGAGAGAACCTGACTCTCAGGGCAGGCCTGGAGGAGCAGCGACCCCAGGTCACACCCATGGAAACTGAGGCGCAGTGTTTCAGTCTAACGctcaaatgcgttggccacctttAAACCCCCTTTATTCACCTACATAAACAATAAGCAGATTTGCAGAGGACACGATCGCCAGCAACTGCAGCAGGAGGTCCATTGGAGCTTACATGCGTGCAGCTCTTGTGAAAAAACAGGTTGTCCGATTACATGACTTAGTTGCCCAAGTACGCGTTCACTTCTGAAATTTTGGTCCAGGTTGTACGCCCGAGGCTATAAGGCGAGATAACTAGGTTGAAAATAAGATCTCATCTCCCAGCCGTGCCCGAGATCTCCGAGATCCCCCCGCTGTGCCTGTCCAAACAAAATGGTGGATGTCCTTCTGTTGCTTTGGCCACCCGAATCCGCCGTCACGCGAGGCAAGGACAGGGTGCAGGACTGTGAAAAGAGTCACGCAGCTGCTGCTTGTTTGGTGGCAGCTGGCACTCGCCAGCACTGGCAGGTGGCCTGTGCACCCCCAAGGAGATGCTGCCTTCCTCAGAGGGGACAATGTCACTTGCCCTGTACGAGGCACCCAGTCCTGTGCCTGCAGGAACTGCTACCACACCTTCGCAGAGTGATCTTGCGCGCtttttgcttcttcctcttgCTTTAATGATAGATTAAAATAGTTTATTACTGGAGGCCTACCTGATCTGTAAACAAAGAATTCATGATTAAGCTCACATAAGCCAAAGCAGTGTGACGAACATCCTGTAACCTGGCTCATTTTGGCTTGCAGCTTTCCTGAGAGGGCCTCTGACAACCCCCTCTGAACGTCTTGTTCCGTCGTAGGGTGACGCTGACAGAGCAGCACGAGGGCACCAGGGTCTGCTTAGTACTTTGTCGCTAGACTACGGATGGTGGGGCGAGTCTGCCTGTGGACGTTTTCAGATGTGGTATCTCAGCACGTTGCTGACGCTCAAGCGAGGTTACGAGTCGGCAGCGGCTCAAGGTGTTTGAAGAGCCGTTATGGCAGGTTATAttcccctttccctcttcctcacaCCTATCCTGTGACCTCAGGATCCTGTGCTTCAGAAATTCAACTATGCTGGCAGAAGATTAACAGGGCAAACCCCATCTTTCACGTAGAGTTGAACTGAACTACTCAACGAAGAGCACCAGAGTCAGCACAGGGGATGGAAGAAGCGGGCAACTTCCCTGCCAGCCCTTCAGCTGCTGCAAACTTTTGGACTGACTTGGGGATGCCAGGTAACTTCTCTTGTAATTCTGGTCCTCTTTCTCTGGTCTTaatgccagcctggctggagtTCCTTGGGaccaaagaaaatacatgttattTTCCACTGTTAAAAAATGCTAGTCCTCCAACACCAAAATAGAGCACTTCTATTTGGAGACAGGAACTTGACACCTGGCAGTGTGTGCACTGCGGTTCAGAGTTACCTTTTGAAAATCTGCCTGTGTTTGGCCAGCATATTAATTAACCTTTGAAAAGTCAATAGTTTTAAACACATTAGAGGACGTTCAATGGATTTTGCAAGGTTTCTAACAGTTAAGAATCTCTGAAGAATCTGCACTCACTGAATATGCTCTGAGCCTCTTACAACATGGATTTTTCTGGGAAATTTTGGTCTAAATAAGACAGTTTTAGGAGCGAAATTAGAGGGAGGATACAGCCAAACACTGAGGAAAAATGGGTAAAGCTGCTTAAATTGAATAGCTGACAGCTGTCTTCTGAATAGAAATTTTAGGCTGTCTGAAAAGCAGAGGAGATTATATCAGTTTCAGGTATACTTTAATACTTCATCCCTCACTGTTGTGGAAGCAAGTTTCGGGATCAGCATTTTGTGGAGTTTTCCATCAGAAACGGCTTTTATTTTTTGCTCAAATTCAGGCTGAAAAGAAGGGCTGGAATGGCCTTGCCCATTTTTCTATCACCCTGTGTACAAGATGTCGCTGCCTGGCTGTACCATCATCCCTCTGGGCACACGAACGTGGCTTTGGCAGTGGGACTGGGTATGACTTCCAGAGGAGACCAGTCCCCCTGCAGACTgccccaggctgcccagcagcagctatCGAGGGAGAAAGGTTGGTTGCTTTTCCTTTGGTTCCTCTAGCTCTTGGTCTCCAAACTGGAAGTACCTTGGctgccaggagcagcagagaattACTTGGTTTTTCCATGTAAATCATGAGACTGGGGTTGTTGGATCTACTTCATGATGGAGGGTCTCAGCTGGTTTGTCCGTTCGATAGGGCAGGTCCCTGGGCAGGTCACCGGAGGGCTCTGGGAACAGATGAATGAAGAGGTGTGATGCAGCATCTAGAGCGAATGCAGGTGTCCCAGTGCCCTGGCACACCTTAAACGCAGCCAGCCCGATTTCTGTTCCTCTGAACAGTGCTGCTCACGTGTATCCTTCTAAAATGGCATAGGGCAATAACGCTGCAGACCTTTAACCTGTCTTCTGGAAGAACGAGATTGTAAACCAAGCAATGATAGCATATAGTGCAATAGCAGTTTATGATGCTTCAGCAGGTAAACCTGTTTACCGTGAATACTCTTCTGTGGGAAGGAGATAGTGCTACATCCCTAGACAGGCCTTCCCCTGCAGGGTCATCACGTCCaatacttctttttaataaaagcacaGATATTTTGTTTTATCTCAGAAGCGCCTTACTCAAATGATCTCAAATTCAGGCCGCTGGGATTTCTACGGAAATTTTTGAGAAAGCTGGAATAAATTTACAGATTGTAGAACAATGTAAAAGGGGACTGCTGCGCCCAAGTTTGGCTTGTGGTGTCACTGACCTAGTGTTCCCACTCTTGCAAAATAGTGGATGTAGCCACATGACTCCAGACCATTTCTCCTTATCTGTGCTGGGTCCAGTGCTTTAGCTGGAAAATGCCAAATACACCATTTCAATGAGAGCTACGCCCTGTAGCTGCAGGCAAAGTAGTTTACAAAGGCTCATGGAGCTTGAACACAGCAGGATTCAATGCATTATGTATGGATCAGCCCTCTGGAATTGCACATGCACGCAAGTCAGACCCGTAGGAAAACAGTCATTTAAAAcctccttcttccccacctcTTGGAGCTGACTTGAGTTAAATATTAACAAACTTGGTTCATCAATTCCCTGGTTCGCTTGGCTTCTTTTAACAACAGATGTTATTACAACAACTCCTCTGCCGGCCTGCCTCCCCGCTCCTGTCAGCGAGGCCGATGGTGAAACCCAAGAATCGGCGGCTGTAACTCTGcctgcagagcctggctgcggcCATCTGctctcccccacctctccccctGGGACCACCAATGCTGCCCGCCTTTGGCATCTGGGAGCAGCCTGTGCTGTGAGCCACTGGTTGCTGCAGAGAGGCGTTGGTTAAAGGAGACGGAGAAAAGGAGCCAGGGAGCCCAGGGGAAGGTGAGTTCTGGCtgtcggaggaggaggaggaggaagcagcgaGCATGGCCAGCAACTCCAGTGCACTGCCCCGGGTGACTTTCCAGACGCCAGAGAAACCTGGGGAGGAATCATCACACAGGAAACTGGGCAAGTTAACCATCAAGTACAACCGCAAGGACCTACAGCGCTGGCTAGACCTGGAGGAATGGATCAACAGCCAGCTGCAGGAGCTGTACCAATGCCGGGTGAGTAGCTGGGGCAAACCAGCCCCTCGCTTATCAGGTGGACGGGACCGGAGGCCCTGTGTGCTGGGACAGAAGGTTGCTTGCTCTGCCTTACTGGAAATAGCTCCTCATCTTCAGTCTTCCTTGGGTACCTTACTGCCACTTGCTACAGCGCTCTCTCTGACTGGGGTGTCCGCAGTCAGAGAAGCTTGCACCGATGCAATCCGACCAGCATTAAACTGCCCAGTTTTGCGCCTGCTGGGGGGTGTAGCTATTGCTCAGCACGAGTAGCAGAACCTAGAGAGATATACGCACCCGGGATGCTTCTTGCTGCTGAGCTCCATGTGGCGAgtggctctgctgccagcagtATCTACGCTAGCTGGGTTAGAGTTGGCAGTGTACCGTTGTTCGTTTCGGTCACGACAGTGTAGCTACAGCTGCTGTTTGAGTCAGATGCCCCAGATAATGCTGTGTCTGTAGCTGCAGAGTCTGCACATAGTACTGGTAGAAggggtagaaagaaaaaaaaaacacaaaacatgcTCAAATGTAGAGATCTTATGGCTTCATCGTCACAAATCCCCAGAGCTGTCTTTCTTGCCTGAGATTCCCTTTGCACCAGGAACAGTCCCTCCTAAATTCTTCTTGCCTATCTGAGAGCTGACCCACTAAGAAAGACGCAGGGTTGCCTAGGTCCAGTGCCCCAATGGTACCAGTCTTTACTTGAGCTGTTGCAGGGTATGTGACATTTTTTCTTCAGGGTGGTGTGACAAGTTCCAGCACTGGCTGGGTACACTGAAATTTTAACCTGGTAGTATCACTTCTATTTATATTTTGTGCTTAGATGGATGGCACTTACACAGTGAGCTTTCAGACGGGATAGTGCCTTTCCATGCTTGAGATAATTTCTTTGGAGTGTGGTACAAGAAAAGGTGAAAGGATTTCCCACATTGTACATCATGGTCTTAAACGCATTTAAAGATCTTGACTAGGGGTTTTGCTTTTATCTGTAGGGCAATGGCTGATGCAGTAAAAGAACATAGCTTTCTTGACTCACAACCCAGTACATCTTCAACAGAAGACATAGATGGGTTTAACAAATTGTGTAAAACAGCTTATTCACATCTGGGATAGGGCCAGACTAAACGAACTGTCAAGCCTTTCTGCCCTCTTTTCATATTTGCACCCCAGCACAGCGTTAAGCACAGGTTTgagatacaaggaaaaaagagctGATGATTGCTTAAAATCTTCCTTCCACTCTGAACACCAGCAATTTCAAATTGCAATCAACAGTGGAAGTGGACATTTTAGAACAGCCCAGGAAAGGCGTTTTTTGTGCTACATGCCATGATGGTACAGAGAAGCTTTGCCTGCCCAGGCTGATTTTCTGGGCCTGAGAGCCATAGAACGGTATCAGCTCCATGGCTGAAGAGCTGAACTTCAGGAACTGCCTCTGAGGCTATCTTTATtactgttgttgctgttgttgtttattattattatcatcatcatcataattatTATCATCATTTTCTGTGTGACTGTTTCCTATTTGGTATTTGTGGGAACGTACCAGGTTCTCATGCCATGTTGGGAGGGAAAAATAGTTAATTTCTGGTTTAACTTATGGCATACGCAAAGAAcatgcagcagaaaacaaacacagagaaaaaagtcTTATCTTCTGTCGCAAATGCATGGGTCCTCTGAACATGAGTATATTACTGCTCCTGTTCTGTTAATTAACATTCTTAGACTTCCCAAACAATTTTATAGCTTGTTTAGTAAAAATGGTAAAGGATAAAAGATCATAATCTTTTCAAGACTTAATTGTGAATTTCCAGTTGTTTTCTATAGTTCATAAAATGATAGTAATAAATTCTCAGCTGTATCTGAACATATatgaaacatatatatatatatatatgaaacatTATATAGTGTACATAGGAGCAGATGTTATCTCTAGACATAGTCAGGCAAATCTAGCGTGACTGCGAAGTGCTAGAGTGGTGGTCCTGGTGACTGAAGGCAGTTCAAAAGAACAGAGGCAGCGACTGTGTCGCTTGCCAACCGTGCCACCGGCATTTAAGGGACTGTCCCTGGGGTTCGTAGCTCACTTCAGAGAGCCCTTAGCCTGAGCCTTGAGATTTGCTAGAGATAAGCAAGGAGAATGGCTGCTGCTTTGAGTAACAGAACATCTTGCCCTTTGGGGAATTATTGCAGTTTTAAAGAgaaggtttggtttgggtttttttttaaatagagaagaaGCACTTGGTACTACCAGTAACATGACCTGAGATGAGGTTCCCTGTGTCCTACTCTTACTTGCCCAAGTCTACAGACGTACGCTTGTAAAGACGTCAGAAAAACAAGTCAGGTTATGTTACCACTTCTGGTTTTCAGAGAATTAGGAGCTGTTTACTGTCACCAGAGTAGCTGCCCAAAGGGactattttttcccctactaCAAAATCCCAGCAGGCACAAGTGAGAAATCCAGCCATGCCCTTACGGGAACAGATTGCCAGTGGATTGCCTTTGCTAGCACCTCTCCAGCACAACAGGTTTCCCAACTTCCTGGTGTATTTGGGCCAACCTAAGAGATGTGCTACCAGGAACTGTGTAACATGATGCTATGCCAGGTCAGAGACTGTTAGTAGGGTACAACAGGGAATTACATAGGatcttttcaaataaatacatgTGCCACAGTAAATTACTTTAGCATTACTGGAAACATTAGCAGGTGTCTAGCAGGTCCTCCTGCTCTCCTTTGTGCATTATGGCAAGACTATTTAGTTAGCCCTGCTAGTCTGGGCTTCCTTGGATCCATCGACTTCCATTACGTTGTCTCTTTGCCAGCTTCTTCCTTTGCTCCACCTGCCCTTGGCAGTGCAATGTTCCTCAGGGTCTTCCAGAAACCCGTGTGACAGAGACACGAAAAACAGCATTGCAGATTCAAATGCCAGCAAGGTTAATTCAAACATTGCCTCCTGATACAGGTAATCTGAAAGCTATGCTATTTACTGTCATGAGGCTTTCTGCAACAAAACAGTTCTGGTTTTCAAGATGATTCCCTGCACGTGGAAGCCAGAACACCGTCTGTACTAGGACCAGAAAGCCACAGGGAGTTCCTACCCTGTCTCACCCTCCTGGCCTATTTAGCTTCTTAGCCAGAGACAAAGTCATGCTGGATCAACACCTGTTGTCTAAACAGTCATATGAAATCTATTACTTTTAAGAAGAAATGCTGTGTGGGTCACTACAATGTATTTAACTCTGTTTTATTACTTATTGTCAAGTCAGCTGTGTAACAAAGCTAACAAAGGTTTTCTACTTCCTCTCTGGCTTGGTATCAGAGACTGTTCAgaacaagtttctttttttcctgtaagtattGCCTTTATTGTTTAATGGTTTACATATACATCTATAAATGCTACCCAGCAATCAGGTACTGCACTGTTTACTCAGTATCCTGATTCTGCTGATTACTATGTTAAAGTATCACTAGTGTTGTGTTGTCAAAGATTCATTTTGCAAATACGTTGGAATCTACAGCCTGCTTTCCTTACAGTCTTGTAGAGACACGTGGAGCTAAAATGTGTCCGTGATCAAGTTTACAAATGTTTCCAGCTAACGCCGCCATGCATTACAAGATTATTACTCCAGTCACCAAAGCTTGGGGTCTCCCTTTCATTAAAGGAGACTATTATATCCCTCTCATGTCTGTTAGAGAAAGCTGGCAAAGTTTTGTTAGGCCTTTCAAAAGCGTAATTGTTTTTCTCTCCATTACTGTAAAAAGCCTTAGTATAAATACCGATTATGTGAATATATTTAGCCTAAAAGCCTAAAATCTCCTTGAATTAGTTGTGCCTCTCTGTGATTAAGCCTGCTGGATTTCCGTTTGATGAATGCTTGTGCACACTCTTCATAGATGAGGGTTGTCCCTGGCTGGCTTACATTGCATTGCAGTTGGCAACTGCAGTTGGATATTCTTGAAAGGATCTTCCCATGGTGGACAATGATCCCTGAGCAGTGGTACAAAGTGTGGAGGTGGGGAAAGATGAAGAATGTGTACATCAGGatgtgcagctgcagcagacaCCACAGAGGGGCTGGAACCCATGCCCTCTTTGTAAGAATCTCCTTATTTTGAGACAATTTATATCTTGACCTCAACTTTGCAGCATGGTTTTATTGTAACTAGTTCCTTCTCAGCTGCTCAGTTTTTTACAGATGGCCTCTAGATGTCTTAGAAGTTTGAAGGTTTATTAACTGTggtttttcgtttgttttttttttttttttttgttagctaagagaggaaacagaggcagcagctcctgaaCCACAAATTGATCTTGAAGATCTCCTGGAGGTCCctaatgaagaacagaaattaaaactacAGGTCAGATAGAGGGACTTGGTGACTTTAAGTTAGGGACTTTCTTCGTAAAGAAAAGTAGTGGTGTGTGGGGTACAGAGTATGTATATACAGTGTTGCATGACACTTGCCTCCGTCTTAGCCTGTCAAATGTAGTAAGACTATATACCCTTTTTGTAGGGAGGGGAGAATAGGTCAACTCGTAAAATACTAAAATGattcttcttattttttaggaAATCCTCCATGAGTGTGCCAGCCCGACAGAGGTGAGTGAAGCACCATCAATGTCTGTGTTATACTGTGCTGTAAGAGTGTGTCTTTGTTGCTGCTTGGCTGAGTAGCCAAGATATCACTGTGCCTAATGTGATGCCGCAGATTTGTTTAATTCCTGATGGGAGGTGTTTGCCACTTTATTCTGCTGTGttagaaaaatacatgtaaatcTACATTGGTGATctgaaggaagaggagcagagcaAATAAGGAATTACACTTTACAACCAAAGAAAGTTCTTTCCATGTTTTGGACATCCTAAGCTGACCAGGCTGAGTTACCATTTGGTTCTTAGTGTAGAAAAGCTATAGACAGTGATACAGCTCATGTAACCATCTTGCACACTGTTAACTAAATGCATTCATAGCTTAAACCACTCCAGTGTTTTGAGTGATAAGATTGTAGGATGGCCCTCAGATTGGATTGGGCAGATAATTGTTGAGCAGTGGCCATGCAAGTTAGTCTTAcacgtgggtttttttccccatgtgaaCTTTACAAGTACTGGTTTTGAGTTAGAGAGTTAAAGAAATCCCACAAGCTCTCACAATGTCCAAAGGAGTGGAGTCCAATACTTTGCAGTGTAGTGCATGCACCGCACAGCAATTGCCTTCACTGCACTGCATACCTGTGCAAAATGGAGTCCCCCATCACTGCTTCAGTCACA from Accipiter gentilis chromosome 22, bAccGen1.1, whole genome shotgun sequence encodes:
- the PPP1R14D gene encoding protein phosphatase 1 regulatory subunit 14D isoform X1 gives rise to the protein MASNSSALPRVTFQTPEKPGEESSHRKLGKLTIKYNRKDLQRWLDLEEWINSQLQELYQCRLREETEAAAPEPQIDLEDLLEVPNEEQKLKLQEILHECASPTEVSEAPSMSVLYCAVRVCLCCCLAE
- the PPP1R14D gene encoding protein phosphatase 1 regulatory subunit 14D isoform X2 translates to MASNSSALPRVTFQTPEKPGEESSHRKLGKLTIKYNRKDLQRWLDLEEWINSQLQELYQCRLREETEAAAPEPQIDLEDLLEVPNEEQKLKLQEILHECASPTEDFITELLSRLKGLRRVTNPQKK